One part of the Rutidosis leptorrhynchoides isolate AG116_Rl617_1_P2 chromosome 1, CSIRO_AGI_Rlap_v1, whole genome shotgun sequence genome encodes these proteins:
- the LOC139904056 gene encoding two-component response regulator ORR23-like translates to MSSTNLLGRHTQSVRVKDICILLANDDCVCRNIVNDMLHHCRYEAFSYDTDIDALNIINEKTDAIEFILTNVHRTYASKYGIIEHIESKLNLQIILMSPDVDDINNFSKCGNNGVTIYFMKSLSVNEMNNLWATAMAREKNKVSRNLVRAQNTGSKRRRENDEQNGNVQKKSRVVWNPEMHQKFLDAVAQLGHDKAFPKKIVELMNVPGLTRENVASHLQKYRLCMKRAQEGFTGSSYDMNDHFGFNTLQNFQQSHWSPFNMGSRKTTTINHFNTNTYKSRSILPQDSYTSLLHTIRLKPDHNFRVYGDQKKSVLLSIGDNKVQSNATFSGFRLTRDGKSVLFGENGSCENTTTIQSMSASSFHQLPFQEMGNDNFSQLSSLAAVLGVDEPMQAKLSQQQPSSVLGSDWTNASSFTEPLSSWTNSMIHEPLSAGLQWTDLTDPSGLSPQQPASGNEPNSNSDIFSDFNSTSLPIEMFEMGMVGDDYGVDATALSVFDGLLFDNQVLTQIN, encoded by the exons ATGAGCTCAACAAATTTACTTGGAAGACACACACAATCCGTTCGAGTCAAAGATATATGCATTTTGCTAGCGAATGATGATTGTGTTTGTCGCAATATTGTTAATGATATGCTTCACCATTGTCGTTATGAAG CTTTTAGTTACGATACAGACATCGATGCACTGAATATAATCAATGAGAAAACAGATGCCATAGAATTTATATTGACAAATGTTCACAGAACATACGCAAGCAAATATGGAATTATTGAACATATAGAAAGTAAACTCAATCTGCAAATCATTT TAATGTCCCCTGatgttgatgatataaataatttttcAAAATGTGGTAATAATGGCGTAACGATATATTTTATGAAATCTTTGAGTGTGAATGAAATGAATAATCTTTGGGCAACTGCAATGGCACGAGAAAAAAATAAAGTATCGAGGAATTTAGTTCGTGCACAGAATACAGGAAGTAAAAGAAGGCGAGAAAATGATGAACAAAATGGAAATGTCCAAAAGAAATCAAGGGTTGTGTGGAACCCGGAGATGCATCAAAAGTTCTTAGACGCCGTTGCTCAGTTGGGGCATGATA AGGCTTTTCCAAAGAAGATAGTTGAGCTGATGAATGTTCCAGGATTAACAAGAGAAAATGTGGCCAGTCATTTGCAG AAGTATCGACTCTGCATGAAACGAGCTCAAGAAGGATTTACAGGTTcttcatatgatatgaatgaccATTTTGGTTTCAACACCTTACAAAATTTTCAACAATCCCATTGGAGCCCTTTTAATATGGGATCAAGAAAAACTACTACTATAAACCACTTTAATACTAACACTTACAAATCAAGATCCATACTTCCTCAAGATAGCTATACATCTCTTCTACACACTATTCGGTTAAAACCCGACCATAACTTTAGGGTTTATGGCGACCAAAAGAAAAGCGTTCTTTTAAGTATCGGTGACAATAAAGTGCAGTCAAATGCAACATTTTCCGGATTTAGATTGACCCGCGATGGGAAATCGGTCTTGTTTGGGGAAAACGGTTCTTGTGAGAATACGACTACTATCCAATCCATGTCAGCATCATCGTTTCATCAACTACCTTTTCAAGAAATGGGAAATGACAATTTTAGTCAACTGTCTTCTTTAGCTGCTGTTTTAGGTGTTGATGAACCAATGCAAGCCAAACTGTCTCAGCAGCAGCCATCATCAGTACTGGGGTCTGACTGGACCAATGCATCTAGCTTTACTGAGCCACTATCATCATGGACTAACAGCATGATTCATGAGCCGTTATCTGCAGGACTGCAGTGGACCGACTTGACTGACCCGTCCGGTTTGTCACCTCAGCAGCCAGCGTCAGGAAACGAACCCAATAGCAATTCGGATATTTTTAGCGATTTCAACTCAACGTCTCTTCCTATAGAAATGTTTGAAATGGGGATGGTTGGAGATGATTATGGTGTTGATGCAACTGCACTTTCAGTTTTTGATGGTTTACTATTTGACAATCAAGTTTTGACTCAAATCAATTAG